One genomic region from Harpia harpyja isolate bHarHar1 chromosome 1, bHarHar1 primary haplotype, whole genome shotgun sequence encodes:
- the CCT5 gene encoding T-complex protein 1 subunit epsilon — MSAMGTLAFDEYGRPFLILKDQERKTRLMGLEALKSHIMAAKAVASTLRTSLGPNGLDKMMVDKDGEVTVTNDGATILNMMDVDHQIAKLMVELSKSQDDEIGDGTTGVVVLAGALLEQAEQLLDRGIHPIRIADGYEQAARIAIEHLDKISDSFTVDPQNIEPLIQTAKTTLGSKVVNRCHRQMAEIAVNAVLTVADMERKDVDFELIKVQGKVGGRLEDTQLVKGVIVDKDFSHPQMPKELKDAKIAILTCPFEPPKPKTKHKLDVASVEDYKALQKYEKEKFEEMVKQIKDTGANLAICQWGFDDEANHLLLQNDLPAVRWVGGPEIELIAIATGGRIVPRFCELTAEKLGFAGIVREISFGTTKDRMLVIEQCQNSRAVTIFIRGGNKMIIEEAKRSLHDALCVIRNLVRDNRIVYGGGAAEISCALAVSEAADKCPSLEQYAMRAFADALEVIPMALAENSGMNPIQTMTEVRARQVKENNPALGIDCLQKGTNDMKQQHVIETLIGKKQQISLATQVVRMILKIDDIRRPGESEE, encoded by the exons ATGTCGGCCATGGGGACTCTGGCGTTCGATGAGTATGGGCGGCCCTTCCTCATCCTCAAGGACCAGGAGCGCAAGACGCGCCTCATGGGGCTTGAGGCGCTCAAG TCTCACATAATGGCAGCAAAGGCTGTAGCAAGTACTCTGAGAACATCCCTTGGGCCCAATG gcTTGGATAAAATGATGGTGGACAAAGATGGTGAGGTGACTGTGACAAATGATGGTGCTACCATCCTGAATATGATGGATGTGGATCACCAGATAGCCAAACTTATGGTGGAGCTGTCTAAATCTCAAGATGATGAGATTGGCGATGGAACTACTGGAGTCGTTG TTCTGGCTGGAGCATTATTGGAGCAGGCTGAGCAATTACTAGATCGTGGTATTCACCCTATCAGAATAGCAGATGGTTACGAGCAGGCAGCCCGCATTGCAATTGAGCATCTAGACAAAATCAGTGACAGCTTTACAGTTGATCCACAGAACATAGAACCTCTGATCCAGACAGCAAAGACAACGCTAGGCTCTAAAGT agTTAACCGTTGTCACAGACAAATGGCAGAAATTGCTGTAAATGCTGTGCTGACAGTAGCAGATATGGAACGTAAAGATGTTGATTTTGAGCTGATCAAAGTACAAGGCAAAGTGGGAGGTAGACTGGAAGATACACAGCTGGTTAAAGGAGTGATTGTGGACAAAGATTTCAGTCATCCACAGATGCCTAAA gAGCTTAAAGATGCTAAAATTGCAATCCTTACTTGTCCGTTCGAACCACCTAAGCCTAAAACCAAGCATAAGCTTGATGTCGCATCTGTCGAAGATTACAAGGCACTGCAGAAATATGAAAAGGAGAAGTTTGAAGAGATGGTGAAACAG ATAAAAGACACTGGTGCAAACCTTGCTATTTGCCAGTGGGGTTTTGATGATGAGGCAAATCACTTGCTGCTCCAGAATGACCTGCCTGCTGTTCGTTGGGTTGGTGGACCTGAAATAGAA TTAATCGCCATTGCAACTGGAGGACGCATTGTTCCTCGCTTCTGTGAACTCACGGCAGAGAAACTGGGTTTTGCGGGTATTGTCCGAGAGATCTCCTTTGGAACAACGAAGGACAGAATGCTTGTCATTGAACAGTGCCAGAATTCCAGAGCTGTGACCATTTTCATTagaggaggaaataaaatg ATTATTGAAGAAGCAAAGCGATCTCTTCATGATGCATTGTGTGTAATCCGGAATCTTGTTCGTGATAATCGTATTGTGTATGGTGGTGGTGCAGCTGAAATCTCTTGTGCCTTGGCAGTCAGTGAAGCAGCAGATAAG TGCCCATCTTTGGAACAGTATGCCATGAGAGCTTTTGCAGATGCCCTGGAGGTAATTCCCATGGCACTTGCGGAGAACAGCGGTATGAATCCAATACAGACTATGACCGAAGTGCGGGCTAggcaagtgaaagaaaataatcctGCCCTCGGCATTGATTGTTTGCAGAAAGGAACAAATG ATATGAAGCAGCAGCATGTTATTGAAACCCTGATTGGTAAGAAACAGCAGATCTCTCTGGCGACTCAGGTTGTTAGAATGATTCTGAAGATTGATGATATCCGTAGGCCTGGAGAATCTGAAGAGTGA
- the ATPSCKMT gene encoding ATP synthase subunit C lysine N-methyltransferase isoform X1 encodes MSKALAKESHAAGQREDCKGGSRRRSWGLLVTAGVGGTLVALYAVVTPFVTPALRKVCLPFVPATSTQIQNVLKMLENRSGSLVDIGSGDGRIVIAAAKRGFKAVGYELNPWLVWYSRYRAWRDGVHQNTKFYISDLWKVSFSRYTNVVVFGVPQMMPQLEKKLEEELQCNARIIACRFPFPCWIPDHTAGEGIDTVWAYDLKHRRGCETKSLEITPETES; translated from the exons ATGTCCAAGGCGCTAGCGAAGGAGAGCCACGCAGCAGGCCAGCGAGAGGATTGCAAGGGCGGCTCCAGAAGGAGGAGCTGGGGCCTGTTGGTCACTGCTGGTGTTGGTGGGACCTTGGTGGCACTGTATGCTGTGGTCACCCCCTTCGTGACCCCGGCTCTGAGGAAAGTGTGCCTGCCCTTCGTTCCTGCAACTTCCACTCAGATCCAGAATGTGCTGAAAATGTTAGAAAACAGAAGCGGCTCCCTAGTTGACATTGGTAGCGGGGATGGCCGTATT GTCATAGCAGCTGCAAAAAGGGGATTCAAAGCTGTTGGTTATGAATTAAATCCCTGGCTAGTCTGGTACTCCAGATACCGTGCCTGGAGGGATGGGGTGCATCAGAACACCAAGTTTTATATTTCAGACTTATGGAAG gtttctttttcccGTTATACGaatgttgttgtttttggggTACCTCAAATG ATGCCACAGTTGGAGAAGAAGCTGGAAGAAGAACTTCAATGTAATGCCAGAATCATTGCTTGTCGTTTTCCTTTCCCTTGCTGGATCCCAGATCATACTGCTGGAGAGGGAATAGACACTGTGTGGGCCTACGATTTGAAACATCGCAGAGGATGTGAAACAAAAAGCTTGGAAATTACACCAGAGACAGAATCCTAA
- the ATPSCKMT gene encoding ATP synthase subunit C lysine N-methyltransferase isoform X2 gives MSKALAKESHAAGQREDCKGGSRRRSWGLLVTAGVGGTLVALYAVVTPFVTPALRKVCLPFVPATSTQIQNVLKMLENRSGSLVDIGSGDGRIVIAAAKRGFKAVGYELNPWLVWYSRYRAWRDGVHQNTKFYISDLWKMPQLEKKLEEELQCNARIIACRFPFPCWIPDHTAGEGIDTVWAYDLKHRRGCETKSLEITPETES, from the exons ATGTCCAAGGCGCTAGCGAAGGAGAGCCACGCAGCAGGCCAGCGAGAGGATTGCAAGGGCGGCTCCAGAAGGAGGAGCTGGGGCCTGTTGGTCACTGCTGGTGTTGGTGGGACCTTGGTGGCACTGTATGCTGTGGTCACCCCCTTCGTGACCCCGGCTCTGAGGAAAGTGTGCCTGCCCTTCGTTCCTGCAACTTCCACTCAGATCCAGAATGTGCTGAAAATGTTAGAAAACAGAAGCGGCTCCCTAGTTGACATTGGTAGCGGGGATGGCCGTATT GTCATAGCAGCTGCAAAAAGGGGATTCAAAGCTGTTGGTTATGAATTAAATCCCTGGCTAGTCTGGTACTCCAGATACCGTGCCTGGAGGGATGGGGTGCATCAGAACACCAAGTTTTATATTTCAGACTTATGGAAG ATGCCACAGTTGGAGAAGAAGCTGGAAGAAGAACTTCAATGTAATGCCAGAATCATTGCTTGTCGTTTTCCTTTCCCTTGCTGGATCCCAGATCATACTGCTGGAGAGGGAATAGACACTGTGTGGGCCTACGATTTGAAACATCGCAGAGGATGTGAAACAAAAAGCTTGGAAATTACACCAGAGACAGAATCCTAA